From Actinomycetota bacterium, the proteins below share one genomic window:
- the fusA gene encoding elongation factor G, which translates to MHLGAPSTDTVRNVVLVGHGGAGKTSLAEAMLFLAGVTKRLGSVDEEHSNLDYDAEEVKRKLTVNLALAPVTHKGVKINVIDTPGYADFLGDAVAGMEAAEMALFVVDAVSGPQVQTNRLWKIAGEMGIARAVFINRMDKEHADFDAVMKALDNSFGHRVGAVQLPIGKEAGFRGVVDIIRMKAYYHEDAKEEVTDIPADLVDIAEAARESLCELVAEADDALMEKYLEGERLTQEELETLLDEAIAQSIFIPVFVGSAITMQGVTDLMDEIVSFFPQPTAHGPVPTADGGEMEISTSGETVAWVFKTMSDPYVGRLSFVKVISGTLTPSSELIDSRTGKKERIGHVFKLTGKESADVDAVPAGDIAVLPKLGDVSTGDALSATGNVVFAPIPFPDPLYPVAIVAKTKADEDKLGTALKSIVDEDPTLVMKRDEETHQTVLSSLGDAAIDVVLSRLQDRFHVEAELEELRIPYRETVRKRAAAQGRHKKQTGGSGQFGDCWLRVEPNPGNGYEFVDEIVGGRIPRQFIPAIDKGVQATLAEGTLAGYPIVDVKVTVYDGSYHSVDSNEMAFKTAARVGFRAASAKADMILLEPIATLEIIVPDEYAGAVMGDISSIRGRILGMGAPGPGVQLIRAQVPYAEVVHYSPHLRSLSSGTGTYTIAIDSYEQVPGDMAKKIVDAYEKERAEGH; encoded by the coding sequence ATGCACTTGGGAGCACCAAGCACTGACACGGTCCGCAACGTCGTACTCGTCGGCCACGGCGGTGCGGGCAAGACATCTCTCGCGGAAGCAATGCTCTTCCTGGCCGGCGTGACGAAGCGTCTCGGGAGCGTGGACGAGGAACACAGTAACCTCGACTACGATGCCGAGGAAGTGAAGCGCAAGCTGACGGTCAACCTCGCGCTCGCGCCCGTTACTCACAAGGGCGTCAAGATCAACGTGATCGACACCCCCGGCTATGCGGACTTCCTTGGCGATGCCGTCGCCGGAATGGAAGCCGCGGAAATGGCGCTCTTCGTGGTAGACGCTGTTTCCGGGCCACAAGTCCAGACCAACCGACTCTGGAAGATCGCCGGCGAGATGGGCATCGCGAGAGCGGTCTTCATCAACCGGATGGACAAAGAACACGCCGACTTCGATGCGGTCATGAAGGCACTGGACAACTCCTTCGGACACCGCGTCGGGGCGGTTCAACTCCCGATCGGCAAGGAGGCCGGTTTCCGCGGAGTGGTCGACATCATCCGCATGAAGGCCTACTACCACGAGGACGCCAAGGAAGAGGTCACCGATATCCCCGCGGACCTCGTGGATATCGCCGAGGCCGCGCGGGAGAGCCTATGCGAACTCGTCGCAGAAGCGGACGACGCCCTCATGGAGAAGTACCTTGAGGGCGAGCGCCTCACCCAGGAAGAACTCGAGACGCTGCTCGATGAAGCGATCGCACAGAGCATCTTCATTCCCGTGTTCGTCGGATCGGCCATCACCATGCAGGGCGTCACCGACCTGATGGATGAGATCGTGTCGTTCTTCCCGCAGCCTACCGCTCACGGCCCTGTGCCGACAGCGGACGGCGGAGAGATGGAGATATCGACCAGCGGGGAGACCGTAGCCTGGGTATTCAAGACGATGTCCGACCCCTACGTCGGTCGGCTGAGCTTCGTGAAAGTGATCAGCGGCACCCTCACGCCCAGCAGCGAGCTCATAGACTCCCGCACGGGCAAGAAGGAGCGAATCGGTCATGTCTTCAAGCTGACCGGCAAGGAATCCGCCGACGTCGATGCGGTCCCTGCCGGCGATATCGCAGTGTTGCCCAAGCTTGGCGATGTCTCCACAGGCGACGCGTTGTCCGCCACGGGCAATGTGGTCTTCGCACCTATACCCTTCCCTGATCCGCTGTACCCCGTCGCCATCGTCGCCAAGACCAAGGCTGACGAGGACAAGCTCGGCACCGCGCTCAAGAGCATCGTCGATGAGGATCCAACGCTCGTCATGAAGCGCGATGAGGAAACGCACCAGACCGTGCTTTCCTCTCTGGGCGACGCTGCGATCGACGTGGTGCTGAGCAGGCTGCAGGACCGCTTCCACGTCGAAGCGGAACTTGAGGAACTTCGCATCCCATATCGGGAGACCGTTCGCAAGAGAGCCGCGGCCCAGGGCCGTCACAAGAAGCAGACCGGGGGCTCAGGCCAGTTCGGTGACTGCTGGCTTCGCGTTGAGCCAAACCCCGGCAATGGATATGAGTTCGTCGACGAGATCGTCGGCGGGCGCATACCGCGTCAGTTCATCCCGGCGATCGATAAGGGTGTGCAGGCTACGTTGGCCGAGGGAACCCTGGCCGGGTACCCGATCGTGGACGTCAAGGTCACCGTCTACGACGGCTCCTATCACTCAGTCGACTCGAACGAGATGGCATTCAAGACGGCCGCGCGCGTCGGCTTCCGTGCGGCATCGGCCAAGGCCGACATGATCTTGCTCGAGCCGATAGCGACGCTGGAGATCATCGTGCCGGACGAGTACGCCGGCGCCGTCATGGGCGACATAAGCTCGATCCGTGGTCGCATACTCGGCATGGGTGCGCCCGGCCCGGGCGTGCAGCTCATCAGGGCGCAAGTACCCTACGCCGAGGTGGTGCACTACTCGCCGCATCTTCGCTCCCTGTCGAGCGGGACCGGCACGTACACGATCGCGATCGACAGCTACGAGCAGGTCCCCGGAGACATGGCCAAGAAGATCGTCGACGCCTATGAGAAGGAGCGCGCCGAGGGGCACTAG
- a CDS encoding peptidylprolyl isomerase: MHTATYKPNGDEVAVIKTAKGTIKFKFYAEDAPNHVAAFIELANAGFYDGTKFHRVEPTFVIQGGDPLSKTDDAMVGTGGPGYRLGAEFNSRQHLEGTVAMARSMDPDSGGSQFYICLSPQPSLDGQYTVFGQVTDGMDIVKKIAVGDVMESVTIENASK, translated from the coding sequence TTGCACACTGCCACGTACAAGCCGAATGGCGACGAGGTCGCTGTCATCAAGACCGCCAAAGGCACGATCAAGTTCAAGTTCTATGCCGAGGATGCACCCAATCACGTGGCAGCCTTCATCGAGCTTGCCAACGCCGGCTTCTATGATGGGACCAAGTTCCATCGCGTCGAGCCGACTTTCGTCATACAGGGCGGGGACCCGCTCTCCAAGACCGACGATGCCATGGTAGGCACGGGTGGGCCCGGCTACCGTTTGGGGGCAGAGTTCAACTCTCGGCAGCATCTTGAAGGAACCGTTGCGATGGCGCGATCCATGGACCCCGATTCAGGCGGTTCGCAGTTCTACATCTGTCTGTCTCCGCAGCCTTCGCTAGATGGACAGTACACGGTGTTTGGGCAGGTTACAGATGGCATGGACATTGTGAAGAAGATCGCCGTGGGTGACGTCATGGAGTCGGTAACGATTGAGAATGCTTCGAAGTAG
- a CDS encoding tetratricopeptide repeat protein translates to MDQARFQEAKNAYNAGDFRAAAKGFLAAAGRGTEGNGSAYHMAGNALLRLRRYNDAVTVFGHALKDELYDKRGAAMANLAAAHVALGEYAEAVERYRAALEEPDYHAQYRALQGLAGALLEMGRYEDAAVAYRQAALDGDNPDSGKALNNLGLCFMAMGRPVDAIEAYKAALGFDTYSGKGRALANLGIAFGSLGQHADAVKALEKATQLHGHTLSAQALEVFEASRDALASKREIVEGWSTGEMPPVIEQDSTEQPGWDTGELASMSGVGQATAVMPQVGAEEVESSGGVVSVPEHDDESAFFTRTDEEMKEHDKANRRAERDERREHRNPWIPVFAALAMTLVVVGAFAAAYFVGLGYPSQSMTVKGMMDARAEGKPVEGYWVAVPTAEVDKEMAKLPPAKEYGIESVERSPRTSKVVITVTPDSGAPLSYEITLAREGVGWKVAGVENDWRSTGGGS, encoded by the coding sequence GTGGACCAAGCACGGTTCCAGGAGGCAAAGAACGCCTACAACGCCGGGGATTTCCGCGCTGCGGCAAAGGGTTTCCTCGCGGCGGCCGGGAGGGGCACCGAAGGCAACGGCTCGGCCTACCATATGGCCGGCAACGCGCTGCTCCGGTTGCGCCGCTACAACGACGCGGTCACCGTCTTCGGCCATGCCCTGAAGGACGAGCTATACGACAAGCGCGGTGCTGCAATGGCGAACCTTGCAGCTGCGCACGTCGCACTCGGTGAGTACGCCGAGGCGGTCGAGCGCTATCGGGCAGCGCTGGAAGAGCCTGACTACCACGCGCAGTACAGGGCGCTCCAGGGACTTGCGGGCGCCCTGCTTGAGATGGGTCGCTACGAAGACGCGGCCGTGGCGTACCGGCAGGCCGCTCTCGACGGTGACAACCCCGACTCGGGCAAGGCGCTGAACAACCTCGGACTGTGCTTCATGGCGATGGGGCGTCCTGTGGACGCTATCGAGGCATACAAGGCTGCGCTCGGTTTCGACACGTACAGCGGAAAGGGCCGTGCGCTTGCGAACCTGGGCATCGCCTTCGGGAGCCTCGGTCAGCATGCGGACGCCGTGAAAGCGCTTGAGAAGGCGACGCAGTTGCACGGCCACACACTCTCCGCTCAGGCACTCGAGGTCTTTGAGGCGAGTCGCGACGCGCTCGCCAGCAAGAGAGAGATCGTCGAGGGCTGGTCGACCGGTGAAATGCCACCGGTGATCGAGCAGGATTCGACCGAGCAACCGGGCTGGGATACAGGAGAGCTCGCGTCGATGTCCGGCGTTGGCCAGGCGACCGCCGTCATGCCGCAGGTAGGCGCCGAAGAGGTCGAGTCCAGCGGAGGTGTCGTGTCGGTCCCCGAGCACGATGACGAATCCGCGTTCTTCACCAGGACCGATGAGGAGATGAAGGAGCACGATAAGGCCAACCGGCGAGCGGAGCGAGATGAGAGGCGCGAACATCGCAATCCATGGATTCCGGTGTTTGCCGCTCTCGCGATGACTCTGGTGGTTGTCGGCGCGTTCGCCGCGGCGTACTTCGTGGGTCTCGGGTATCCGAGCCAGTCGATGACCGTGAAAGGAATGATGGACGCTCGTGCCGAAGGTAAACCCGTCGAGGGGTACTGGGTTGCCGTGCCCACGGCGGAGGTAGACAAGGAGATGGCGAAGCTGCCACCTGCCAAGGAGTACGGCATCGAGTCAGTCGAACGCTCACCTCGCACGTCGAAGGTCGTCATCACGGTCACTCCCGATAGCGGTGCTCCTCTCAGCTACGAGATAACACTGGCCCGTGAAGGAGTCGGTTGGAAGGTGGCTGGAGTGGAGAATGACTGGCGGTCGACTGGCGGCGGCTCGTAG